CATACCTGAATTGATGGTTGATTGCTTTGTCACACGCTTAACGCCTCGATAGTCGTCGCTGTTGCTGACGATAACCGGCGTGGCGAGATCGTACCCGGCGGCAAGGATCGCCTCGCGGTCGAACTCTATCAGCAGATCGCCGGGTTTAATTTTGTCCCCCGGCTGAACGTGTGCGGTGAAGTGCTGCCCCTCCAGCTTCACCGTATCGATACCAATGTGAATTAAGACTTCGATGCCGCTGTTGCTGAGCAGGCCGATGGCGTGGCGAGTCTGGAACAACGAGGCGACCTCACCGTAAAACGGCGCCCGGACTTCGTTGGCGAGCGGGATAATGGCTGCGCCCTGCCCCAGCAATCCACCAGAAAACGTGGCGTCCGGCACCTGATCCATCGCCAGCACCGTGCCGCTCATCGGCGCCAGAATATCATCGTCTCCGGCAATGGCGGTGGGGGAAGCGGCAGGCTGCAGGCTGCGCGGCAGGCCAAAGGCCCAGGTCAGCGCACAGGCCAGAACCAGCGACAGCATCGTCCCGCTAATCGCCCCCCATACCGAGCTGTCCATTCCTCCTGGGGGAAGCATCTGCGCCAGGCTGAAAATGCTCGCCAGGCCGAAGGAGTAGAGATTGCTCTGGCTGTAGCCAACGATCGCCCCGCCGATAGCGCCGGCGACGCAGCCAAAAATAAAGGGTCGGCGATAAGGCAGCGTTACGCCATAAACCGCTGGCTCGGTAATCCCGAAGATCCCCGCGGTGGCGGCGGAGCCCGCAAGGACTTTCAGTTTGGCATCACGAGTGGCGAGGAATACGCCAAGCGCAGCGCCTACCTGGCCCGTCACCGCCGGCAGCAGCAGCGGCATTAGCGTGTCGTGGCCCAGCACGCTGAGGTTGTTGATCATGATGGGCACCAGCCCCCAGTGCAGGCCGAAAATCACGCAGATTTGCCAGATAGCGCCCATCACCGTTCCCGCAAGCCACGGCGCAAAGGCGTAAATGGCCTGATAGCCGTGCGCGAGCATCTGGCTAAGCCAGGTTGCCGCCGGGCCGATAATCAGGAACGTTAGTGGGACGACTACGGCCAGGCAAACTAGCGGCGTAAAGAAGTTCTTCATTGCGGAAGGGAATACGCGGTTGCAGCGCTTTTCCAGCCAGCAGCAGATCCAGGCGGCGAAGATTATGGGGATAACCGAGGAGCTGTAGTTGATAAAGGTCACCGGAATGCCCAGGAAGCGTTCAGGCTGGGCCGCAGCGTCAAGGGCCTGGGTAATGAGCGGGTGCGTTAAGGCTCCGCCGATAGCCATAGTCAAAAATGGGCTGCCGCCAAATTTTTTTCCGGCGGTGTAGCCCAGAACCAGCGGGAAGAAGTAAAACAGCGAATCGCTGGCCGCAAACCAGATTTTCCAGGTGGCGGAAGCGGTATCCAGCCAGCCGCAGACTACGCTTAGCGCCAGCAGCCCTTTAAGAATACCGGAGGCGGCCATCACGCCGAGGAAGGGGGTAAATATTGCCGAGACGATATCGATCAGCCTGTTAAGAAGATTATTTCCTCCGCCCTTCTCTTCCTGCGGCGTCGTATCCTCATTAATGCCGGCGGCCGAGCAGACGGCGGTATAAACATCGTGTACATGATTGCCAATCACCACCTGAAATTGCCCGCCGCTCTCCACCACCGTGATAACATCCGGGTTGTTTTTCAGCTCGGGATCGGCCCGCGAGTTGTCTTTTAGCTTAAAGCGCAGCCGGGTAGCGCAGTGTACCAGGCTAACGATGTTTTGCTTTCCGCCGACATGCTTGAGGATCTCCTGCGCCAGCGCTTGATAGTCCATAACCGCTTTCCTTCTACGTCACGCCCGCAGGCGTAGTGTGCTGAGTTAAGGTTAAAAAAAAACCTGAGCCAGCCGCCCACAAGGGGAGCTAACGCTCAGGTTTTGCCTGCCGAAGCAGTCACAATCCGTCTTGTTGTGTTAAGCCTTGCGGCTCTCTTTACGCACTCGCTCAATGTGAATCGCGAGAAACATGATCTCTTCATTACTCAGCTCGCGCTGATGGCTTTTTGCCAGATGCCGCCGAAGTTTCTCCGCACAGCGCCATGCCAGCGGGTAGTTATCCTTCACTGCCGCATACAGGGTTTGATCATCGTCCTCTACCGTCGAACGGTTTAACAACCTCTGGGCAAAGAATTTCAAGTGGGTCACAAAGCGCTGGTAGCTGAGGCTCTCTTCCTGGTATTCAATCTGCAGCTGGTACTTCACGATATGCAGGATTTCCTGCATCACGCGGGTGACGTCCATCACCTCCGGCATCTCACCTTCCAGCTGGGCGGTAACCAGGTGCAGCGCAATAAATCCCGCTTCATCTTCGGCAAGCTGCACGCCAAGCCGCTGATGGATAATGCCCAGAGCCTCCCGCCCCAGCGCAAACTCTTTTGGATACAGGCGCTTGATTTCCCACAGCAGCACGTTGCGGATGGCCATCCCTTTTTTCTGACGCTCCATCGCAAAGTGGCAGTGGTCCGTCAGCGAAATGTAGAGGCTTTCCTGCAGCTTGCCCAGCCGTTCGCGAGCCAGCTGAATAATGCGATCGCTGGCGGTCATCACCTCCAGCGGGATCTGATTGAGCAGCTCGCTTAACCTCGCCACCAGCTCGTCGCTTTGCAGAGCAAAGACCTTTTCTATTTTGCCGCGGTCAAGGCTGTCTCCCGGCTGTTTCTGAAAGCCCAGCCCCTTTCCCATCACCACCTGCTCGCGCCGATGTTCGTCGAGGATAACCACTACGTTATTGTTCAGTATTTTGGCGATTTCCATGGTGACCCCAGAAACAAAAAAACCTGACCTCTGGCAGGGCCAGATAATCAGGTTTTGCCTGCGAAGCGCAGTAACAATCCAACCTATGCACTCTATCACGGAGGATATATCGCTCAACGCCTCAGGGTGAAAAGCGTGATAGCGATCTCGGCACAGCTTCGCTATTAGCCGCCGACTTCCGCCGCGAACAGTTTGCGGTACTGTTCTTCAAACTGCGGGGCATTCCACTCCCCGTCAAACAGAGTCCAGGTGATGTACCCGCGGTTCAGCCAGCCGGTGTCGGTATCGGTATCCACCGGCGTCAGCACTTTTTCGCTGAGGATTTGCTGAGTTTTACCGTCAGGCAACAGCTTGTAGTAGTGCTGTGGTACCGGATTACGTTCGTTTTCGACGAATTTCACCCCCTTTATGGCCTTTTTCTCCAGCGCCGGATAGTTAATGCTTAACCCGGAGCCCGCAGGCAGTACCGCCTGACCCGGATGCCAGTTTTTTGCCAGCGCGTCTACCAGACCTGCGACATAGTCGACGGAGTCAGGCCAGTACTTGTGGGTGCTTGGCCATCCGGCCTTCATCTCTTTTTCGCTAAGAATGTAGCCAATGCTGGCGGCGATGGACGGATAACCATAGCGTACCGCACGGGCTGCCGCGCCGATGGTGCCCGAGTTAAGCTGCGCGACGCCGGTGTTCGGGCCATCGTTCACGCCCGAGATAACCAGATCCGGCGGCGTCTCTTTCATCACGCCGAGGACGCCAAAATCAAGGGCGTCTGCCGGCGTGCCAGGGAAGCAGTAGCGCTTGTCTGCACTCTTTTTGACGTCAAAAATTTTATTTGGCTTAAAGGTAATGGCTGAGCCAATACCGCTTTGGTTCGTTGAAGGCGCAACCAACCAGACCTCATAGCCTTTTGCCGTCAGTTTATCCTGAAGCGACGTGGTGCCCACAGACTGACAGCCATCGTCATTCACCAGCAAAATACGCATCGGACGCTCGGCGGCAAAGGTGGAGCCGGCAATGGCTGTCAACATCAGCCCGGCGATGATTTTCTTTTTCATTTTCACTCCTTCTTTATTACGTAATCAGAATAAATTAAAACGATATTCAACACGAACGGTGCCGCCCACGCCTTTAGCGCGGCGGAAACTGCTGTTATTTTCATCCAAAGCAGGCATTTTCGATGAAGTTAATTTCCAGCTATAGCTTGGGCCAAACCCGGCAAATACATCCAGCCCTTTTATTTGCGGACTGTTCCAGAGGAAATAGCCACCGCACTCCCACTCTTTCAGTGCAACATTTTTATATTTCATGCCAAAACCATAATTACCGTACAGGCCAATTAATAATTCAGGTAAGAGTTGATACTGGCTGTACAAATAAACCATCTGCTCGCCATCATTGATATAATCGTTACCCTCGCCGTCTGCCTTACTATTAAAGGCCCCGCGGGTATTTTTACCAAAATGCCAGTAGAAGTGGCCTAAGCCATTATCCAGGCTGGCCCGGGTATGCGACCAGCCGACCCCGGACTCAGAACGCCCGTACTGATAGCCCACAAGGGCAAACAGGTGCTGAGCGGTGCGGCTAAACCCCCGGGCGCCTTCCCATTCGCTGAGTCCCCGGGCGTAGTAGTAGGTGCTTTTTGCCAGCAGATTAAGCTCTTCACCCAGCGGCATCATGGCGCTGGCTTCAACGCCGTGACGCAGCAGATAGCTGGCGCTTTCGGCGGCAATATAGCTAATTTTGCTGCCCTTCACGGGCGTCCAGCTCATTTCTCCGGTGGCGATATAGTCAATCTGCTTGTTGCTTTTCAGCGTCCTGAAGCGGCGCTTCTCCGGCTCATCTCGCTCAGAAAAACGGTTTACGACCGCCGCTTTTATCCCCATGCTATCCCACTTCAGCTCAGAGCTAACGCCTTCCCAGGTGCTGGGCGCGGCGCGGCTACGGGTCACGTTGAGCGCGGCAAATTTATAGAGCTGACGCCAGCCCGCCCAGAGCGAGAGGTGCCGCTGAGCATCACCCCAGCGCGCTTTAGCGTAAAGCTGCCCGAGCTTGTGGAAGCCCTGCGCTTTGCCGTTTTTATCGCGCAGCAGATCCCTGCCGTAGAAGGCATCGTTGGCGTACAGTTTTGCCACGCCATACCACGAAGCATCGACGCCAACGCGATCCCCAAGCCAGCCGCTTTGCCAGTCCAGATGCAGCCCCTGGGCCCAGGCACTCTGATTGCCGATACCCTGATCCGACATCGAGTCGGTGGTATTCAGCATCCAGACATTTTTAAGCGTTGAATCGAGATGGCTGCCGGTAAAAAGACCGCCGTCATAGTCAGAATAATCGGCCAGCGCTTCAGGAATCGCGCCCCAGCTAAGCAGCAGCATCAGGCTGCCTGTTATTTTTGTGTGTGAGTACATGGTAAACTTCCCTTGTTTTAAACAAAAAAAGAAGCAAAAAAAAACCTAAGTTCCTTCCCCGTTAATCGGAGAGAGAAACTTAGGTTTTGCCTGTCAAACAGTAACAATCCTTAATTTAGGCTGCCATTCTGGCATTACACTTTGGTCATCGCCAGCACTAAATAAATTGAATATGCAAAACTGTGAACCTGATTGCGAATCGGATGAAAGAAAAGAAATTAGTTAACAGAGAAAAGCGTCATCCGTTAATTAAAGGAAACGTTAACGGATTCCGCATAATAGATTATTTCAATGCACCAATGACGCAGGCGATTTCCCCGGAGGTTTTTAAAGTACGGATAACCGTAAACAACTCCGTTGCCTCAACATATTCTTTGCGTAAATAGCCGAGCCACTGCTTAATACGTGCCACGTGGTACATCCCGGTATCGCCCTGCTTTTCCAGGCGGCTGTATTTTTGCAACAGCGTAACAACATCGGCCCACGGCATACGGGCTTCGTTGTATTTGATAACCCGGCTCAGGTTGGGCACGTTCAGCGCCCCACGTCCAATCATCACCGAATCGCATCCCGTGGTCGCCAGGCAATCCTGAGCGCTTTGCCAGTCCCAGATTTCACCGTTTGCAATGACCGGAATCGACAGCCGCTGGCGGATTTCGCCGATTGCGCCCCAGTTGATAAGTTCGGCTTTATAGCCATCTTCTTTAGTACGCCCGTGAACCACCAGCTCCGTCGCGCCCGCCTGTTCGACCGCATCGGCAATTTCAAACTGCCGCGCGCCGCTGTCCCAGCCGAGGCGAATTTTCACCGTGACCGGTAAATGCGCGGGAACGGCCTCACGCATGGCTTTCGCCCCACGATAAATGAGTTCGGGATCTTTCAGCAATGTTGCGCCGCCGCCGCTGCCGTTGACCAGTTTTGACGGACAGCCGCAGTTGAGGTCAACGCCCCAGGAGCCCAGTTCAACCGCGCGAGCCGCGTTCTCGGCCAGCCACTGAGGATACTGCCCAAGAAGCTGGACACGCACCAGAGTGCCGGACGGAGTACGGCTGGCATGGTTCAGTTCGGGGCAAAGTTTTAGAAAGGATTTCACCGGCAGAAGCTGATCGACCACGCGAAGAAATTCGGTGATGCAAAGATCGTAGTCATTAACTTCGGTTAGAAGCTCACGAACTAAGGAATCAAGAACGCCTTCCATCGGGGCAAGAAGAACACGCATGACGCATCCGATAATATTGGTGTTGTTGTCCCCTCACCCCACCCTTCACCACAAAGGGAGAGAGGGAAAACAAAGCTCCTCGTCCCGAAGGGGAACACAGGGCGTCTTTAATCCCCTCTCCCTTGTAGGGAGAGGGTTAGTGCGAGGGTATAAAAAACTTACTGCGCAGCCGCCGGTTTGCGAGGTGGACGACGACGACGGGCATTATCACCTGCCGGCTTCGCTGCACCTTCGCCCTGCGGTTTACCGCCGCGGCGTGGGCCGTTGTTGCGATCGCCGGAAGCGCTGGCGTTACCACCGTTGCCGCCGCGACGCTGACCCTGGCCCTGGCTTTGGCCACCACGACCGCCGCCGCCGCGCTGCTGGCGACCATTTACGATAGGCTCGGCAGGAATAGAAGGATCAACATCATATCCCTCAAGCGCCATACGTGGGATCTCACGCTTCAGCAGACGCTCGATATCACGCAGCAGCTTATGCTCATCGACGCAAACCAAAGAGAGCGCTTCACCGGTTGCCGCCGCACGGCCGGTACGACCAATACGGTGAACATAGTCTTCCGGTACGTTAGGCAGCTCGTAGTTAACGACGTGAGGCAGCTCTTCGATATCCAGACCACGGGCCGCGATATCGGTCGCCACCAGCACACGAATGCCGCCGCTTTTAAAGTCGGCCAGCGCACGGGTACGGGCGCCCTGACTTTTATTACCGTGGATCGCCGCCGCGGTAATTCCGTCTTTTTGCAGCTGCTCAGCAAGGTGGTTAGCGCCGTGCTTGGTGCGGGTAAACACCAGCACCTGCTGCCAGTTGCCTTCGCCAATCATCTGCGACAGCAGTTCCCGCTTGCGTTTTTTGTCCACAAAGTGAACGTGCTGCGTGACCTGCTCAGAAGCCGTGTTGCGGCGAGCCACTTCCACCTCTTCCGGGTTATGCAGCAGCTTTTCAGCCAGCCCTTTAATGTCGTCGGAGAAGGTTGCCGAGAACAGCAGGTTCTGACGACGCGCAGGCAGCTTGGCCAGCACGCGGCGGATATCGTGGATAAAGCCCATATCCAGCATGCGGTCGGCTTCATCCAGGACCAGGATCTCGATCTGGTCGAGTTTCACGGCGTTCTGGTGCTCAAGATCCAGCAGACGTCCCGGCGTTGCCACCAGCACATCTACGCCGCCGCGCAGCTTCATCATCTGCGGGTTAATGCTCACGCCGCCAAAAACAACCAGCGAGCGGATATTCAAATATTTGCTGTAGTCGCGGACGTTCTCACCAATCTGCGCCGCCAGTTCGCGGGTCGGGGTGAGGATCAGCGCACGCACCGGGCGACGGCCCTTCAGGTGAGGCGCGCTGTCGGTCAGACGCTGTAACAGCGGCAGGGTAAACCCTGCGGTCTTGCCGGTACCGGTTTGGGCACTGGCCATCAGGTCGCGGCCTGCTAATACTACCGGAATTGCCTGACGCTGGATTGGGGTAGGCTCACGATAGCCCTGCTCTTCCACCGCACGCAAAATATCGGCATTCAGGCCGAGAGAATCAAAAGACATAGGAACTCCAGAACCGCCCTGACCGCATTGTGCGGTGTAGTTTCCAGGGGGAACATCACGCGCCAGCGCTATGCTGGCGAAGAGAGGAGGCGCAAACCACGGCGCCGTTCGCGTGCAGTGTAGCAGTTTTTGTGATCTTACGCATAAATTCTCTCTCCCCTCCCCTTAGCAGGATAAAGCCTCGAGCTGGACAGGCCTGATAACTTTGCTTACGCTTAATCAATCGATTGATTAACTTTTTAAGAGGTCGGTATGGCACCTTCACCGACGCCCGCCACCAGCCGCGGTGAGCAGGCTAAAAATGCGCTAATCGCCGCCGCCATCGCGCAGTTCGCCGAGTATGGAATGCATGCCACCACGCGCGACATCGCCGCTCAGGCCGGACAAAACATCGCCGCCATCACCTACTATTTTGGCTCGAAAGAGGCGCTGTATATGGCTTCGGCTCAATGGATTGCCGACTTCATCAGCGGTAATTTTCACGAGCATGTCGCCGCCGCAGAGGCCCTGCTGAGCCAGGCCGAACCGGACAAAGAGAAGATACGCCATCTTATTCACACCGCGCTGGGGCAGATGATTACCCTGCTGACCGCTGACGATACGCTCAACCTGAGTAAATTTATCTCCCGCGAACAGCTCTCTCCCACCGCCGCGTATCAGCTTATTCACCAGCAGGTTATCGAGCCTATGCACGCTCTGCTGACCACGCTGGTTGGGCACTACAGCGGGCGGGATCCCTTAGATACCGACACAATTTTGCACACCCACACGCTGCTCGGCCAGGTGCTGGCCTTTCGGCTTGGGCGAGAAACTATCCTGCTGCGCACCGGTTGGCCGCAGTTTGACCAGGCCAAGGTGCAGCAAATAAGCCGCGTGGTAATGAGCCACGTTGATTTCATCCTGCAGGGATTATCCGCAGACAGAGGAGACGCTAGTGATGAAGAATAAGAAGCCGGTGATTGCCGTCATTGTCATTTTAGCGCTCGCGGCGGCGGCGGTTGGTGGCTGGAAATGGTACCAAAGCACGCAGAACAGCGAGCTAACGCTGTACGGCAACGTGGATATCCGCACCGTTAACCTCAGCTTCCGGGTGGGAGGTCGACTCGCGGCGCTTGAGGTTGACGAGGGCGATGCTATCAAAGCCGGCGAACCGCTGGGGCTGATTGACAAAGCGCCTTATGAAAACGCCCTGCGTCAGGCAGAGGCAAACGTGGCGGCAGCCCAGGCGAAATACGATTTAATTATTGCGGGCTACCGCGACGAAGAGATAGCTCAGGCTGCCGCCCAGGTCAATCAGGCCCAGGCCGCTTATGATTATGCGCAAAACTTTTACCAGCGCCAGCAGGGGCTATGGGCAACCAAAACCATCTCGGCAAATGATTTAGCCAACGCCCGCTCCTCAAGCGACCAGGCAAAAGCCACGCTGAAAGCGGCGCAGGACAAGCTGAGCCAGTACCGCAGCGGCAATCGCCCGCAGGAAATTGCTCAGGCTCAGGCCAGCCTGCAGCAGGCAAAAGCGCAGCTGGCGCAGTCTCAGCTCGACCTGCAGGATACCACCCTGCTTGCCCCTTCTGACGGCACGCTGTTAACCCGAGCGGTTGAACCCGGCAGTATGCTGAACGCAGGCAGCACGGTGCTTACGCTCTCACTTACCCACCCGGTGTGGGTCCGCGCCTATATCGACGAAACCAATCTTGGCCAGGCAAAACCCGGCAGCGAACTGCTGATTTATACCGATGGCCGCCCGGATAAGCCCTACCACGGCAAGGTAGGTTTTGTTTCACCTACCGCTGAGTTCACCCCCAAAACCGTTGAAACGCCGGACCTGCGCACGGATTTAGTCTACCGCTTACGCATTATTGTCACCGATGCAGATGATGCGCTGCGTCAGGGGATGCCGGTCACGGTGACATTCAACGGCGGAACGCAGCATGAGCAGCCGTGATGCGGTCATTCGCCTGCAAGGGTTGGTAAAACGCTTCCCCGGGCTGGAAAAGCCGGCGGTCGCCAGCCTGGCGTGTGACATTCATGCCGGGGCGGTGACCGGGCTGGTTGGCCCCGACGGCGCGGGGAAAACCACGCTAATGAGGATGCTGGCCGGGCTGCTGCAGCCCAGCGAAGGTACGGCATCGGTTATCGGCCTCGACCCTATTAAGGACGATCGCGCCCTGCACGCAGAACTGGGCTATATGCCGCAGAAGTTTGGCCTGTACGAAGATTTAACGGTGATGGAAAACCTCACCCTCTACGCCGATCTGCGCGGCGTAACCGGTGAAGAGCGTAAAAGCACCTTTGCCCGGCTGCTGGAGTTTACCTCTCTGGGGCCGTTTACCGGACGCCTGGCGGGCAAACTCTCCGGCGGAATGAAACAAAAACTTGGCCTCGCCTGCACCCTCGTCGGACAGCCGAAAGTGCTGCTGCTGGACGAACCGGGCGTGGGCGTTGACCCTATCTCGAGGCGTGAGCTGTGGCAGATGGTGCACGAGCTGGCGGGCGAAGGGATGCTGATTCTGTGGAGCACGTCATACCTGGATGAAGCCGAGCAGTGCCGGGAAATATTGCTGATGAACGAGGGGGAACTGCTTTACCACGGTGCGCCTAAAGCGCTAACGCAGAAGATGGCCGGACGTTCGCTGCTGATCAGCCATGAGCGGGAGAACAATCGCCAGCTTCTGCAGCGGGCGCTGAAGCTACCGCAGGTCAGCGACGGCGTTATTCAGGGGCGCTCGGTACGGCTGATCCTGGCTAAAGAGGCGAAAGTGAGCGAGCTGGCAAACGCGCTGAATATCCCTGAGTCCAGCCTCAAAGAGACAGACCCGCGCTTTGAAGACGCCTTCATTGACTTGCTGGGCGGTGCCGCCGCTAACGAATCTCCCCTCGGCGATATTCTTCACACCGTAGACGGCGAATCCGGCGAGACGGTTATCCAGGCGGAAGAGCTGACGAAAAAATTCGGTGATTTTGCGGCAACCGACCACGTGAACTTTGCCGTCAAGCGCGGCGAGATCTTCGGGCTGCTTGGTCCGAACGGCGCGGGGAAGTCGACCACCTTCAAGATGATGTGCGGTTTGTTAGTCCCCACTTCAGGGAAGGCGCTGGTGCTGGATATGGACCTGAAAACCAGCTCAGGCAAGGCGCGCCAGCATCTTGGCTACATGGCGCAGAAATTCTCACTCTACGGCAACCTGACGGTAGCGCAAAACCTGCGTTTCTTCTCCGGGGTTTATGGCCTGCGCGGGCGCGCACAGCAGGAGAAAATAACCCGCATGAGCGAGGCATTTGCGCTGCAGCCGATCGCCAATAGCACCACGGACTCGCTGCCGCTGGGCTTTAAGCAGCGCCTGGCGCTCGCCTGTTCGCTGATGCATGAGCCGGACATTCTGTTTCTCGATGAGCCGACCTCAGGCGTTGACCCGATTACCCGGCGCGAATTCTGGCTGCATATCAACAGCATGGTTGAGAAAGGCGTTACGGTGATGGTGACCACTCACTTTATGGATGAGGCCGAATACTGCGACCGCATAGGACTGGTCTACCGGGGCAAGCTGATCGCCAGCGGCACGCCTGACGATCTGAAGCAGCAGATCGCGGATGACGAGACGCCAGATCCGACTATGGAGCAGGCGTTTATCGGGCTTATTCACGAATGGGATAAGGAACATAGCGATGAACGACCATAGCCAGAGAGTCTCGTGGCGACGGGTCCGCGCCCTGTGCGTTAAAGAAACGCGGCAAATTGTACGTGACCCCAGCAGCTGGTTAATCGCCGTGGTTATCCCTCTGCTGCTGCTGTTTATCTTCGGCTACGGCATCAACCTGGACTCCAGCCGCCTCCACGTCGGCGTCCTGATTGAGCAGCAGAGTGAAGAGGCGCTGGATTTCACCCACGCCATCAGCGCCTCGCCCTTTATTCAGCCCACGATAAGCGATAACCGCGCGCAGCTTGTAGAGCTGATGCAGGCCGGGAAAATTCGCGGTCTGGTGACCATCCCCACCGACTTTGCGCAGAACATGGCGCGCCCCGGCGCCACGGCACCGATCCAGGTGATAACCGACGGCAGCGAGCCAAATACGGCGAACTTTGTGCAGGGCTATATGCAGGGGATCTGGCAGCTCTGGCAGCAGCAGCGAGCGGAGGATCGCGGCGAACATTTTGAGCCGCTGATTGACGTGCAGCTGCGCTACTGGTTTAACCCCGCCGCCATCAGCCAGCACTTTATTATCCCCGGCGCGGTGACCATCATTATGACGGTCATTGGCGCCATACTGACCTCACTGGTCGTCGCTCGTGAATGGGAGCGCGGCACCATGGAAGCTCTGCTCTCAACCCAGGTGACGCGCACCGAACTGCTGCTCTGCAAGCTGGTGCCTTACTACGTGCTGGGGATGCTGGCGATGCTGCTCTGTATGCTGGTGACGGTATTTATCCTCGCCGTGCCGTGGCGCGGTTCACTGATTTTGTTGTTCCTGATAACCAGCCTGTTTTTACTCAGCACGCTGGGCATGGGGCTGCTGATTTCGACTATCACCCGCAACCAGTTCAACGCCGCTCAGGTGGCGCTTAACGCCGCGTTTTTACCCTCGATCATGCTGTCAGGCTTTATTTTCCAGATAGACAGCATGCCGGCGATTATCAGAGCGGTGACCTATGTCATCCCGGCTCGCTACTTCGTCAGTACCCTGCAAAGCCTGTTTCTGGCCGGGAACATCACTTCGGTGCTTATCGTCAACACGCTGTTTTTAATTGCCTCGGCGGTGATGTTTATCGGCCTGACGGCGCTGAAAACCAAACGCCGGCTCGATTAAGGGAGAACGCATGTTTTATCGTTTATGGACGTTAATTCGCAAAGAACTGCAGTCGCTGCTGCGCGAACCGCAGACCCGCGCCATCCTGATTTTGCCGGTGCTGCTGCAGGTCGTTCTGTTTCCGTTTGCCGCGACGCTCGAGGTGACTAACGCCACCATCGCCATCTATAACGAGGATAACGGTAACCACTCGATTGAGCTAACCCAGCGCTTTGCCCGCGCCAGCGCCTTCAGCAACGTGTTGCTGCTCAAAAGCCCGCAGGAGATCCGGCCGACTATCGATAACCAGAAAGCGTTGCTGCTGATTCGCTTCCCGGCCAATTTCTCGCGCGATATCGCCAGCCAGCAGCCGGCGAAGCTGCAAATCCTGCTCGACGGGCGTAACTCAAACAGCGCGCAGATCGCGGCCAATTATCTCCAGCAAATCGTCAATAACTATCAGCAAGAGCTGATGACAGGGATGCCAAAACCAAACAATAGCGAGCTGACGATCCGCAACTGGTATAACCCAAACCTGGATTACAAATGGTTTGTTGTACCGTCGCTGATTGCCATGATAACCACCATTGGCGTCATGATCGTCACCTCCCTCTCCGTCGCCCGTGAACGTGAGCAGGGTACGCTCGACCAGCTGCTGGTTTCACCGCTGGCTACCTGGCAAATCTTTATCGGCAAGGCCGTTCCCGCGCAGATCGTCGCGCTGGTTCAGGCCACCATCGTGCTGGCGGTGGGGATCTGGGGCTACCACATTCCCTTCTCCGGTTCGCTGCTGCTGTTTTACTTCACGATGATTATCTATGGACTTTCGCTGGTAGGGTTTGGGCTGCTGATTTCCGCCCTCTGCTCAACCCAGCAGCAGGCGTTTATCGGCGTTTTTGTCTTTATGATGCCGGCGATTCTGCTCTCCGGCTATGTCTCGCCGGTTGAAAACATACCGGTTTGGCTGCAGGAACTAACGTGGATAAACCCGATTCGCCATTTCACCGATATCACGAAGCAGATTTACCTGAA
This region of Cedecea lapagei genomic DNA includes:
- a CDS encoding OprD family outer membrane porin, with amino-acid sequence MYSHTKITGSLMLLLSWGAIPEALADYSDYDGGLFTGSHLDSTLKNVWMLNTTDSMSDQGIGNQSAWAQGLHLDWQSGWLGDRVGVDASWYGVAKLYANDAFYGRDLLRDKNGKAQGFHKLGQLYAKARWGDAQRHLSLWAGWRQLYKFAALNVTRSRAAPSTWEGVSSELKWDSMGIKAAVVNRFSERDEPEKRRFRTLKSNKQIDYIATGEMSWTPVKGSKISYIAAESASYLLRHGVEASAMMPLGEELNLLAKSTYYYARGLSEWEGARGFSRTAQHLFALVGYQYGRSESGVGWSHTRASLDNGLGHFYWHFGKNTRGAFNSKADGEGNDYINDGEQMVYLYSQYQLLPELLIGLYGNYGFGMKYKNVALKEWECGGYFLWNSPQIKGLDVFAGFGPSYSWKLTSSKMPALDENNSSFRRAKGVGGTVRVEYRFNLF
- the surE gene encoding 5'/3'-nucleotidase SurE, which encodes MKKKIIAGLMLTAIAGSTFAAERPMRILLVNDDGCQSVGTTSLQDKLTAKGYEVWLVAPSTNQSGIGSAITFKPNKIFDVKKSADKRYCFPGTPADALDFGVLGVMKETPPDLVISGVNDGPNTGVAQLNSGTIGAAARAVRYGYPSIAASIGYILSEKEMKAGWPSTHKYWPDSVDYVAGLVDALAKNWHPGQAVLPAGSGLSINYPALEKKAIKGVKFVENERNPVPQHYYKLLPDGKTQQILSEKVLTPVDTDTDTGWLNRGYITWTLFDGEWNAPQFEEQYRKLFAAEVGG
- the licT gene encoding BglG family transcription antiterminator LicT; translated protein: MEIAKILNNNVVVILDEHRREQVVMGKGLGFQKQPGDSLDRGKIEKVFALQSDELVARLSELLNQIPLEVMTASDRIIQLARERLGKLQESLYISLTDHCHFAMERQKKGMAIRNVLLWEIKRLYPKEFALGREALGIIHQRLGVQLAEDEAGFIALHLVTAQLEGEMPEVMDVTRVMQEILHIVKYQLQIEYQEESLSYQRFVTHLKFFAQRLLNRSTVEDDDQTLYAAVKDNYPLAWRCAEKLRRHLAKSHQRELSNEEIMFLAIHIERVRKESRKA
- the dusC gene encoding tRNA dihydrouridine(16) synthase DusC, whose amino-acid sequence is MRVLLAPMEGVLDSLVRELLTEVNDYDLCITEFLRVVDQLLPVKSFLKLCPELNHASRTPSGTLVRVQLLGQYPQWLAENAARAVELGSWGVDLNCGCPSKLVNGSGGGATLLKDPELIYRGAKAMREAVPAHLPVTVKIRLGWDSGARQFEIADAVEQAGATELVVHGRTKEDGYKAELINWGAIGEIRQRLSIPVIANGEIWDWQSAQDCLATTGCDSVMIGRGALNVPNLSRVIKYNEARMPWADVVTLLQKYSRLEKQGDTGMYHVARIKQWLGYLRKEYVEATELFTVIRTLKTSGEIACVIGALK
- the bglF gene encoding PTS beta-glucoside transporter subunit IIABC encodes the protein MDYQALAQEILKHVGGKQNIVSLVHCATRLRFKLKDNSRADPELKNNPDVITVVESGGQFQVVIGNHVHDVYTAVCSAAGINEDTTPQEEKGGGNNLLNRLIDIVSAIFTPFLGVMAASGILKGLLALSVVCGWLDTASATWKIWFAASDSLFYFFPLVLGYTAGKKFGGSPFLTMAIGGALTHPLITQALDAAAQPERFLGIPVTFINYSSSVIPIIFAAWICCWLEKRCNRVFPSAMKNFFTPLVCLAVVVPLTFLIIGPAATWLSQMLAHGYQAIYAFAPWLAGTVMGAIWQICVIFGLHWGLVPIMINNLSVLGHDTLMPLLLPAVTGQVGAALGVFLATRDAKLKVLAGSAATAGIFGITEPAVYGVTLPYRRPFIFGCVAGAIGGAIVGYSQSNLYSFGLASIFSLAQMLPPGGMDSSVWGAISGTMLSLVLACALTWAFGLPRSLQPAASPTAIAGDDDILAPMSGTVLAMDQVPDATFSGGLLGQGAAIIPLANEVRAPFYGEVASLFQTRHAIGLLSNSGIEVLIHIGIDTVKLEGQHFTAHVQPGDKIKPGDLLIEFDREAILAAGYDLATPVIVSNSDDYRGVKRVTKQSTINSGMPFLTVER